From one Neorhizobium galegae genomic stretch:
- a CDS encoding leucyl aminopeptidase: MATQLEMVKLFSEQLKLCKMKPDETVIILCEDDIRADYAAAFMLAARELGATPFQITLPLRDKRSAKQTTGKNALAGNRPAIEALKKAGLIVDVMGTLFSPEQDEICGAGARMLFVREPFDVLVQNFPNEDLRRRIEYGEQLLGKAKTLRIWSDAGTDATFEMGGYRVMTQYGYTDTAGRWDHMGTGQVLSQAHDGKVNGKVVVMPGDTVTAFQRMIESPVTLTITDGFVVDIAGSGTDAVLLSDYMESFKDPRAYAISHIGWGLLNTATWFHRAITRTREQEISVNSLSYYGNVLFSTGPNTELGGTNNTLCHMDIPLRKTSLSLDGATIVDKGRIAIPEMTV; the protein is encoded by the coding sequence ATGGCAACACAGCTCGAAATGGTAAAGCTGTTCAGCGAGCAGCTGAAGCTTTGCAAAATGAAGCCCGACGAGACGGTCATCATCCTGTGCGAAGACGATATACGTGCCGACTATGCCGCAGCTTTCATGCTGGCGGCTCGTGAGCTCGGCGCAACGCCATTCCAGATAACGCTGCCGCTGCGCGACAAACGCTCGGCCAAGCAGACGACGGGCAAGAATGCACTCGCCGGAAATCGTCCTGCCATTGAGGCCTTGAAAAAGGCGGGCCTGATCGTCGATGTGATGGGCACGCTTTTTTCGCCCGAGCAGGACGAGATCTGCGGTGCCGGTGCGCGGATGCTGTTCGTGCGCGAACCGTTCGACGTTCTCGTCCAGAATTTTCCCAACGAGGATCTGCGCCGCCGCATCGAATATGGCGAGCAGCTGCTCGGCAAGGCAAAAACGCTGCGCATCTGGTCCGATGCCGGCACCGATGCCACTTTCGAGATGGGCGGCTACCGGGTCATGACCCAGTATGGCTATACCGATACGGCCGGGCGCTGGGACCACATGGGCACAGGCCAGGTTCTGTCACAAGCCCATGACGGCAAGGTCAACGGCAAGGTTGTGGTGATGCCGGGCGATACGGTTACCGCCTTCCAGCGGATGATCGAAAGCCCGGTAACGCTGACCATTACCGACGGATTTGTCGTCGATATCGCAGGTTCCGGCACCGATGCGGTGCTGCTGTCCGATTATATGGAAAGCTTCAAAGATCCCCGCGCATACGCCATCAGCCATATCGGCTGGGGCCTTCTCAACACTGCGACCTGGTTTCATCGCGCCATCACCCGGACGCGCGAGCAGGAAATCAGCGTCAATTCGCTTTCTTATTACGGCAACGTGCTGTTCTCGACCGGTCCCAATACGGAACTCGGCGGTACCAACAACACGCTCTGCCACATGGATATTCCGCTCAGGAAGACGTCGCTCTCGTTGGATGGCGCGACGATTGTCGACAAAGGACGGATCGCCATTCCCGAAATGACGGTGTGA
- a CDS encoding 4-hydroxyphenylacetate 3-hydroxylase N-terminal domain-containing protein yields the protein MNSIAPKTIPSHALQTGAEFKASLDDGRQLWVNGRKLAKVTDEPALEAGIDLMASMFDDQFDPAYADATTVLDRKSGLIVGRSWQVPETIEDIRGRRAMMEYTSLKTAGTFGRPIDLGPTIAVGILAHLHLFKDFKSGFDECQPDFIENVQAYVEEGRMNSITCAESLTGPQNDRSSPMAQAASLLRVKKVTRDGVYVSGAKSVGSIAAQTNEIFFTNLGYPGTPKEACIWGAVPINSKGIKLVSREMLSQPGADPFDHPLTHKGEEADQLVIFDEVFVPKNRIFNLGSEHGLAVSGKATIFAHWHVLTRLKVKSEIFVGCAQMVTEILGTDQIVAVRAMLAEIIEYNRTLEAFVIAAEAGSFVNESGVMVPDVMMLTTGRLYAIRNYPHIIHVLQEMCGQGLVMRFGKAAFENPEIGHHLAELLPGKGVTGMQKEQLMNFIWDLTCSSLAGRVALFENVNASPAPRMRERLVNEFNRSSCVAKAREVAGL from the coding sequence GTGAACAGCATTGCTCCAAAAACGATCCCCTCTCACGCGCTTCAGACGGGCGCCGAATTCAAGGCGTCGCTCGATGATGGGCGCCAGCTTTGGGTCAACGGCCGCAAGCTTGCCAAGGTGACGGACGAGCCGGCACTGGAGGCCGGCATAGATCTGATGGCGTCGATGTTCGACGACCAGTTCGATCCGGCATATGCCGATGCGACCACCGTCCTGGATCGCAAATCGGGCCTGATCGTCGGTCGCTCCTGGCAGGTGCCGGAGACCATCGAGGACATCAGGGGGCGTCGGGCGATGATGGAATATACGTCCCTCAAGACCGCCGGTACTTTCGGGCGGCCGATCGACCTGGGGCCGACCATCGCCGTGGGCATCCTGGCGCATCTGCATCTGTTCAAGGACTTCAAGTCCGGTTTCGACGAATGCCAGCCGGATTTTATCGAAAACGTCCAGGCCTATGTCGAAGAAGGCCGGATGAATTCAATCACCTGCGCCGAAAGTTTGACAGGCCCGCAGAACGACCGTTCGTCACCCATGGCCCAGGCTGCTTCGCTGCTGCGCGTCAAAAAGGTGACGAGGGACGGGGTTTATGTGTCGGGTGCGAAATCGGTGGGTTCCATCGCAGCCCAGACCAACGAAATCTTCTTCACCAATCTCGGTTATCCGGGCACTCCCAAGGAGGCTTGCATCTGGGGCGCCGTGCCGATCAATTCGAAGGGCATCAAGCTCGTCAGCCGCGAAATGCTGTCGCAGCCCGGCGCCGATCCATTCGACCATCCTCTGACGCACAAGGGCGAAGAAGCCGATCAGCTCGTCATCTTCGATGAGGTCTTCGTGCCGAAGAACCGCATCTTCAATCTCGGCTCGGAACATGGGCTTGCGGTATCGGGCAAAGCGACGATCTTCGCTCACTGGCACGTCCTGACGCGCCTCAAGGTGAAGTCGGAGATCTTCGTGGGCTGCGCCCAGATGGTGACCGAAATCCTCGGCACCGATCAGATCGTCGCGGTCCGGGCCATGCTGGCCGAGATCATCGAATATAACCGCACGCTCGAAGCCTTCGTGATCGCGGCCGAGGCCGGCAGCTTCGTCAACGAGAGCGGCGTAATGGTGCCGGACGTGATGATGCTGACCACCGGTCGCCTTTATGCCATCCGCAATTACCCGCACATCATTCACGTCCTGCAGGAGATGTGCGGTCAAGGCCTCGTCATGCGATTCGGCAAGGCAGCCTTCGAAAACCCGGAAATCGGTCACCATCTCGCCGAGCTGCTGCCCGGCAAGGGCGTCACAGGCATGCAGAAGGAGCAACTGATGAATTTCATATGGGATCTCACCTGCTCCTCGCTCGCCGGCCGCGTGGCATTGTTCGAAAACGTCAATGCCAGCCCTGCGCCGCGCATGCGCGAACGCCTGGTCAACGAGTTCAACAGATCATCCTGCGTCGCCAAGGCGCGTGAAGTGGCCGGGCTGTAA
- a CDS encoding FadR/GntR family transcriptional regulator: MADQLGVNRYVLRKALRLLRATAELPSGRRRVSKTQRLPAKSGIAHMTSPAECWEVRLSLEPEIARLAAVRGTKAEIEAIEAAHARSDALIFDLEIDIEFHRAIAIASHNALALNLIEQIMEITRDPGFRAMFPAFTAETGWRHHQMIAEAIRNRHASEAENAMRTHLTAILQWLNGGGEQARVPPK, translated from the coding sequence TTGGCGGATCAGCTCGGCGTCAACCGTTATGTCCTGCGCAAGGCACTCAGGCTGCTGCGAGCCACGGCCGAACTTCCCAGCGGTCGCCGGCGTGTCAGCAAGACGCAGCGGCTGCCTGCAAAATCTGGCATTGCCCATATGACGAGCCCGGCCGAATGCTGGGAAGTCCGCCTTTCGCTGGAGCCGGAGATTGCGAGGCTCGCCGCCGTTCGCGGCACCAAAGCCGAAATCGAGGCGATAGAGGCTGCTCACGCGCGCTCGGACGCCCTGATCTTCGATCTGGAAATCGACATTGAATTCCACCGCGCGATAGCGATTGCCAGCCATAACGCGCTGGCCCTCAACCTGATCGAACAGATCATGGAAATCACCCGCGATCCCGGCTTCCGGGCGATGTTCCCCGCGTTCACTGCAGAAACAGGATGGCGACATCATCAAATGATCGCCGAAGCGATCCGCAACCGCCACGCCTCCGAAGCTGAAAATGCGATGCGTACCCATTTGACCGCTATCCTCCAATGGCTGAACGGAGGCGGCGAGCAAGCCCGCGTTCCGCCGAAATAA
- a CDS encoding flavin reductase family protein, which translates to MTALDLTTDISAIDPASFRAAMRLPATSVTVLATGKDTERNGLTVSAVCSLSDSPPMILACVNLNSHALPAIRANGAFSANFLTEAQSHIAERFAGRDKVYGAARFSFGDWGSLTTGVPVLRDALTAFDCTLEQEYESPTHAILIGKVRGIIRNGAMRSLIYSDGAFGYANRFPGNSAS; encoded by the coding sequence ATGACTGCCCTTGACCTCACGACCGACATTTCCGCCATCGACCCTGCCAGCTTTCGGGCGGCCATGCGATTGCCGGCGACATCAGTCACAGTTCTGGCCACGGGCAAGGATACCGAGCGGAACGGGTTGACAGTCTCAGCCGTCTGCTCGCTTTCGGACAGCCCTCCGATGATTCTCGCCTGCGTAAATCTCAATTCTCACGCTTTGCCGGCAATCCGGGCAAACGGCGCCTTCAGTGCGAATTTCCTGACTGAAGCACAAAGCCACATAGCTGAGCGTTTTGCAGGACGCGACAAGGTCTATGGCGCCGCCCGGTTTTCTTTTGGCGACTGGGGAAGCCTGACCACCGGTGTTCCAGTGCTTCGCGACGCCCTCACGGCCTTCGATTGCACACTCGAACAGGAATACGAAAGTCCGACCCATGCCATACTGATCGGCAAGGTGAGAGGCATTATCCGCAATGGGGCTATGCGCAGCCTGATCTACTCGGACGGTGCATTCGGTTACGCCAACAGGTTCCCCGGCAATTCGGCCTCGTGA
- a CDS encoding transporter substrate-binding domain-containing protein, which produces MMHSESWRVGVLFSETGVTGAVEKTQRAATLLAIDEINASGGVLGRVIEPIAYDPQSTPNLYKELAVKLCDEDRVRVVFGCHMSSTRKAVLPVIEARDALLFYPTLYEGFEYSRHCIYTGAAPNQNSVQLVDFLTKHYGKRVFLVGSNYVYPYESNRTISDLFLQVGGQVLDEMYVPLNLKTEDVAKIIRHIRAAQPDVIYSTIVGDGIIPFYTAFKEAGFDAATMPIASQSTSEADVIRMRPEVAEGHITAAPFFASLDTPRARAFVSAYQHRYGLQMLPTAPAEAAYFQVYLYAAALQRAGGDGLEQLLPALYDVEYDAPQGAVKIDRLTNHTHLWPRVARVNAQGSYDIVYDPSLRVAPDPFMREYRPDLTQAFPHRVQV; this is translated from the coding sequence ATGATGCATTCAGAAAGCTGGCGGGTCGGCGTGCTGTTCTCCGAAACGGGCGTAACCGGAGCCGTGGAAAAAACACAAAGGGCCGCGACCTTGCTGGCGATCGACGAAATCAATGCGTCCGGCGGTGTGCTCGGCCGGGTGATCGAGCCCATCGCCTATGATCCGCAATCGACGCCCAATCTCTACAAGGAGCTTGCGGTCAAACTTTGCGACGAAGACCGGGTCCGGGTCGTTTTCGGTTGCCATATGTCGAGCACCCGCAAAGCCGTTCTGCCGGTCATCGAGGCCCGTGATGCACTGCTGTTCTACCCGACGCTCTACGAGGGATTCGAATACTCCCGGCACTGCATCTATACGGGTGCAGCCCCCAATCAAAACTCCGTTCAACTCGTCGACTTCCTGACCAAGCACTATGGAAAACGGGTTTTCCTTGTGGGTTCGAACTACGTTTATCCTTATGAATCCAACCGGACGATCAGCGACCTGTTTCTTCAGGTCGGCGGACAGGTCCTGGACGAGATGTATGTTCCCCTGAACCTCAAAACCGAGGACGTCGCCAAGATCATCCGGCATATTCGCGCGGCACAGCCGGATGTCATCTATTCGACGATCGTCGGTGACGGTATCATTCCCTTCTACACGGCGTTCAAGGAGGCCGGATTCGATGCGGCGACGATGCCGATCGCGAGCCAATCGACAAGCGAGGCCGACGTGATCCGCATGCGACCGGAGGTGGCCGAGGGGCATATCACCGCAGCCCCCTTCTTCGCGTCTCTGGATACACCGCGTGCCCGCGCCTTCGTCTCGGCTTACCAACACAGATACGGCCTGCAGATGCTGCCGACCGCTCCGGCCGAAGCGGCTTATTTCCAGGTTTATCTCTATGCGGCGGCTTTGCAGCGCGCCGGTGGCGACGGGCTTGAGCAGCTTCTGCCGGCACTCTACGACGTCGAGTACGATGCACCGCAGGGAGCGGTGAAGATCGACCGGCTGACAAACCACACACATCTGTGGCCAAGAGTTGCAAGGGTGAATGCACAGGGCAGCTACGACATCGTCTACGATCCGTCGCTCCGGGTGGCGCCAGACCCGTTCATGCGCGAATATCGCCCGGACCTGACGCAGGCTTTCCCGCATCGTGTCCAGGTTTGA
- a CDS encoding ANTAR domain-containing response regulator — protein sequence MSFALLRDLRDLKVLVIHPRTSEGDFLVDHLRRIGCTVSCLWPVPPELPHGTDVVFLAMEDEARPEIERLLKSFPNPAPTMLAIVGYENPSTLQIVLESGALAIVERPIKPFGLLTNLAIARNLWLERQKLVKEARKYKRKVLGDQKLARAKAILMANRGTSENEAYREMREQAMARRVPIDEIANSIINAEQLLRPSQKHD from the coding sequence ATGTCTTTCGCCCTTCTCAGAGATTTGCGGGATCTCAAGGTTCTGGTTATCCATCCCCGGACATCCGAGGGAGATTTTCTCGTCGATCACCTGCGCCGTATCGGTTGTACGGTCAGTTGCCTCTGGCCGGTGCCACCCGAACTGCCGCACGGCACCGATGTCGTCTTCCTTGCCATGGAAGATGAGGCGCGACCAGAAATCGAACGCCTGCTGAAGTCTTTCCCCAATCCTGCTCCGACCATGCTTGCCATCGTCGGTTACGAAAACCCCTCGACGTTGCAGATCGTTCTGGAAAGCGGCGCACTCGCCATTGTCGAAAGACCGATCAAACCCTTTGGTCTGCTGACCAATCTCGCCATCGCCCGCAACCTCTGGCTGGAGCGCCAAAAGCTCGTCAAGGAAGCACGCAAATACAAGCGCAAGGTACTGGGAGACCAGAAACTTGCCAGGGCCAAAGCCATTCTGATGGCCAATCGCGGCACCAGCGAGAATGAGGCGTATCGCGAAATGCGCGAGCAGGCGATGGCTCGGCGCGTGCCGATCGATGAAATTGCCAATTCGATTATCAACGCCGAACAGCTCTTGCGCCCATCCCAAAAACATGATTAG
- a CDS encoding transporter substrate-binding domain-containing protein: MVFNRREFLKTAATASAALALPALSSRAFAADPIKVGALYSQTGGLSVAEKLLANGVMMAVAEINAAGGVLGRPVEVVVEDGASDPKTFSEKASKLILKDKIPTVFGCHTSASRKAVLPIFERRGAMLFYQTHYEGFECSRNVVYSGAVPNQQLSNYIPWIVQKLGKKKFFIVGSNYVYPREMAKVSKKLIEAAGAKWVADEYLELGHSEWAVMVSKIKESGADVVLSNVVGDSIIAFYREFKNQGLSQEVLPICATVTSEIEIAAMGAEYAAGSYTSFPYFMSIDTPANKSFIDRFRTFVNDPKAVTYHSLEAAYFQVFLWKQAVEKSGDLSADAIRAGIRGQTYEAPGGKVTTDPDNLHCWLTPRIGQWQADGQSKVVNAYPAPIKPLPYSAYGETESNLFCTSNGLDAAKLKG, encoded by the coding sequence ATGGTGTTCAACAGACGTGAATTTCTGAAAACCGCAGCCACCGCCTCCGCCGCCCTCGCCCTGCCGGCTCTCAGCAGCCGCGCCTTCGCTGCCGACCCCATCAAGGTCGGCGCGCTCTATTCACAGACGGGCGGGCTTTCGGTTGCCGAAAAGCTTCTGGCAAACGGTGTCATGATGGCCGTGGCCGAAATCAACGCGGCCGGCGGCGTTCTTGGCCGTCCGGTCGAGGTTGTCGTCGAAGATGGAGCTTCCGATCCGAAGACCTTCAGCGAGAAGGCTTCGAAACTGATCCTCAAGGACAAGATTCCGACCGTGTTCGGCTGCCACACATCGGCAAGCCGCAAGGCCGTGCTCCCGATCTTCGAGCGACGCGGCGCGATGCTGTTCTACCAGACGCATTACGAAGGCTTCGAGTGCTCGCGCAACGTCGTCTATTCCGGCGCCGTTCCGAACCAGCAGCTCTCCAACTACATTCCCTGGATCGTCCAGAAACTGGGCAAGAAGAAATTCTTCATCGTCGGTTCGAACTATGTCTATCCGCGCGAGATGGCAAAGGTTTCCAAGAAGCTGATCGAAGCCGCCGGCGCCAAGTGGGTGGCGGACGAGTATCTGGAGCTTGGCCATTCGGAATGGGCCGTCATGGTCAGCAAGATCAAGGAGTCGGGTGCCGACGTGGTCCTGTCCAACGTCGTCGGCGACTCCATCATCGCCTTCTACCGCGAATTCAAGAACCAGGGGCTCTCGCAGGAGGTTCTGCCGATCTGCGCGACGGTTACCTCCGAAATCGAAATCGCGGCGATGGGTGCCGAATATGCGGCCGGAAGCTACACCTCCTTCCCCTATTTCATGTCGATCGACACGCCGGCGAATAAGAGCTTCATCGACCGCTTCAGGACGTTCGTCAACGATCCGAAAGCCGTGACCTACCACTCTCTCGAAGCTGCCTATTTCCAGGTCTTCCTGTGGAAGCAGGCCGTCGAAAAATCCGGCGATCTTTCGGCTGACGCGATCAGGGCCGGCATTCGCGGCCAAACCTACGAAGCACCCGGCGGCAAGGTGACCACCGACCCCGATAACCTGCATTGCTGGCTGACGCCGCGCATCGGGCAATGGCAGGCGGACGGCCAGAGCAAGGTGGTGAACGCCTACCCCGCGCCGATCAAGCCCCTGCCCTATTCGGCCTATGGCGAGACGGAGAGCAACCTGTTCTGCACCAGCAACGGCCTCGATGCCGCAAAGCTCAAGGGCTGA
- the urtB gene encoding urea ABC transporter permease subunit UrtB: MLDILFIGLSLGSILLLVALGLAITYGAMGVINMAHGEMVMIGAYVAVLSGIWLKASLLLAIPLAFVVTALLGLLIERVVVRRLYGRLLDTLLATWGIAILLQQAVRLEFGLSFFGIHVEGLGAGLQNVAVPSYLQGTFRLASADINAYRTFIIVVTAVLTLATWFILYRTAAGMQVRAIIRNPKMAAACGIDVKRVNAMTFAFGSGLAGVAGVMMSGFKTVFPDMGTTMVVDGFMVVVTGGVGSLFGTILSSGLLGEINALVAIGTNDILARAVVFGVVILVILVKPSGLFSFKGR, from the coding sequence ATGCTCGACATTCTCTTTATCGGTCTCAGTCTGGGCTCGATCCTTCTTTTGGTGGCGCTCGGCCTTGCCATCACCTATGGCGCCATGGGCGTCATCAACATGGCCCATGGCGAGATGGTCATGATCGGCGCCTATGTCGCCGTCCTCTCCGGCATCTGGCTGAAGGCAAGCCTTCTGCTCGCGATCCCTCTGGCCTTCGTCGTGACGGCCCTGCTCGGTCTGCTGATCGAGCGGGTGGTTGTGCGGCGGCTTTATGGCCGTCTGCTGGACACGCTTCTCGCCACCTGGGGGATCGCCATCCTCCTGCAGCAGGCTGTGCGGCTTGAATTCGGCCTGTCCTTTTTCGGCATTCATGTCGAAGGTCTGGGGGCCGGCCTGCAGAACGTAGCAGTGCCGTCCTATCTGCAGGGCACGTTCAGGCTCGCCAGTGCTGACATCAACGCCTACCGCACCTTCATCATCGTCGTTACCGCCGTGCTGACACTGGCGACATGGTTCATTCTCTACCGAACGGCGGCCGGCATGCAGGTTCGCGCCATCATCCGGAACCCGAAAATGGCGGCAGCCTGCGGCATCGACGTGAAACGCGTCAACGCCATGACTTTTGCTTTCGGTTCCGGCCTTGCCGGCGTCGCCGGCGTCATGATGTCCGGCTTCAAAACTGTTTTTCCCGATATGGGCACGACGATGGTCGTCGACGGCTTCATGGTCGTCGTCACCGGCGGGGTTGGCAGCCTTTTCGGCACCATCCTGTCTTCAGGGCTTCTGGGCGAAATCAATGCGCTGGTGGCCATCGGCACGAACGACATCTTAGCGCGTGCCGTCGTGTTCGGCGTCGTCATCCTCGTCATTCTCGTCAAGCCCAGCGGGCTGTTCTCGTTCAAGGGGCGCTGA